One segment of Setaria viridis chromosome 4, Setaria_viridis_v4.0, whole genome shotgun sequence DNA contains the following:
- the LOC117853459 gene encoding putative cyclin-dependent kinase F-2, producing MACRRRRRMASAQGYKQEGCRLTQQGGTGVVVVRARHRATGRAVAVKSLHRRSGRSYVGDVLREACFTAAGGGHTFRTVARRPGTMDYSIVMDYVGPSLRAVMVDRGDRPLFMEAEVRRIMRKLLAGAEVMHGRGIVHRDIRPDNIFVGDGAGDVKFCNYGAAKSMFEKDPPCYGYPAGTCAYVAPEVLVRNAGHGAPVDAWSLGCVMAELLTGEPPFLGEDETNQLFKIFDVVGVPCRREWEALKPQVRDDKVRMWWAQQRQRGGLRNRLRGLVPEETLSGEGFQVLQGLLRCDPEKRLTAASALRCPWFTENVDEDPVSGRIRVAKITGMASKSCSLAMSFVGCALGFLRLKSLRL from the coding sequence ATGGCgtgcaggcggaggcggcggatggCTAGCGCCCAGGGGTACAAGCAGGAGGGCTGCAGGCTCACCCAGCAGGGCGGGactggcgtcgtcgtcgtcagggCGCGCCACCGCGCCACGGGTCGCGCCGTTGCCGTCAAGTCCCTCCATCGCCGGAGCGGCCGGAGCTACGTCGGCGACGTCCTGCGCGAGGCCTGCTTcactgcggccggcggcggccacacCTTCCGCACCGTCGCGCGCAGGCCGGGAACCATGGACTACTCCATCGTCATGGACTACGTCGGGCCGAGCCTCAGGGCGGTCATGGTAGACCGCGGCGACCGGCCGTTGTTCATGGAGGCTGAGGTGCGCCGCATCATGCGGAAGCTGCTGGCCGGCGCCGAGGTCATGCACGGGCGCGGCATCGTCCACCGGGACATCCGGCCCGACAACATCttcgtcggcgacggcgccggcgacgtcaAGTTCTGCAACTACGGGGCCGCCAAGTCTATGTTCGAGAAGGACCCGCCGTGCTACGGTTACCCGGCCGGGACGTGCGCTTACGTCGCGCCGGAGGTGCTGGTGAGGAACGCCGGCCACGGCGCGCCCGTGGACGCGTGGTCGCTCGGCTGCGTGATGGCGGAGCTGCTCACCGGCGAGCCGCCGTTCCTGGGGGAGGACGAGACGAACCAGCTCTTCAAGATCTTCGACGTGGTCGGCGTGCCGTGCAGGAGGGAGTGGGAGGCACTGAAGCCCCAGGTCCGCGACGACAAGGTGCGGATGTGGTGggcgcagcagcggcagcgaggGGGGCTCCGCAACCGGCTTCGCGGGCTGGTCCCGGAGGAGACGCTGTCAGGGGAAGGGTTCCAGGTCCTGCAAGGGCTCTTGAGGTGTGATCCTGAGAAGCGGCTGACGGCGGCCTCCGCGCTCCGGTGTCCGTGGTTCACCGAGAACGTCGACGAGGATCCTGTTTCGGGGAGGATCAGAGTGGCCAAGATCACCGGCATGGCCAGCAAGTCGTGCTCGCTGGCCATGTCTTTTGTTGGATGTGCGCTAGGTTTCCTCAGGCTGAAGTCGTTACGGCTGTGA